The Methanocella arvoryzae MRE50 genome includes a region encoding these proteins:
- a CDS encoding cupin domain-containing protein translates to MMETPIYKGKPPAVHNVDDYRRGLRNRPNESTIEVTAQHKVDLWTIMPGLTMPEHLHPGSECVLLVIDGRGDITIAGQTSDLKKGSLTIIPPHAHHSVRNTGPDPLVILTTQGPGPFETRVEESPGSEKIY, encoded by the coding sequence ATGATGGAGACGCCGATTTACAAGGGGAAGCCACCAGCCGTGCACAACGTGGACGATTACCGCAGAGGGCTCAGAAACCGGCCCAACGAGTCCACGATAGAGGTGACAGCCCAGCATAAGGTCGATCTCTGGACGATCATGCCCGGGCTGACAATGCCAGAGCACCTGCACCCCGGATCAGAATGCGTGTTGCTGGTCATCGACGGCAGAGGCGACATCACCATCGCCGGCCAGACCTCCGACCTCAAAAAAGGCAGCCTCACCATCATCCCGCCCCATGCCCACCACAGCGTCCGCAACACCGGGCCCGACCCCCTCGTCATTCTCACCACCCAGGGGCCCGGACCCTTCGAGACCAGAGTAGAGGAAAGCCCGGGATCGGAAAAGATATACTGA
- a CDS encoding DUF367 family protein, with the protein MSHGNSVPLYVYHARQDDPKKCSARRMKQFGLVRMYETAERLPAGAILMDPNAGKALSPADRDLSRKGIVVLDCTWEEVERVFPLLKSKHMQSRALPYLLASNPVNYGRPFMLNSAEAFVAALYILGFKDQAREVASKFKWGETFLILNHEPLEAYAEATDSADIIRVQQDFMPD; encoded by the coding sequence ATGAGCCACGGTAACAGTGTGCCGCTTTACGTCTACCACGCCCGGCAGGACGACCCCAAAAAGTGCTCCGCCCGGCGCATGAAGCAGTTCGGCCTGGTCAGGATGTACGAGACCGCCGAACGCCTTCCGGCAGGCGCCATCCTCATGGACCCCAACGCGGGCAAAGCGCTCTCACCCGCGGACCGCGACCTCTCCCGGAAAGGGATCGTAGTACTTGACTGCACCTGGGAAGAAGTGGAACGTGTCTTCCCGCTGCTCAAAAGCAAGCACATGCAAAGCCGGGCTCTACCATATCTCCTGGCCTCCAACCCCGTCAACTACGGCCGCCCCTTCATGCTCAACTCAGCAGAAGCCTTCGTCGCCGCGCTCTACATCCTGGGGTTCAAAGACCAGGCCAGGGAAGTCGCCTCTAAGTTCAAGTGGGGAGAAACATTCTTAATTTTAAACCACGAGCCGCTGGAAGCTTACGCCGAAGCTACCGATTCTGCCGATATTATACGAGTGCAGCAGGACTTCATGCCTGACTGA
- a CDS encoding UbiA family prenyltransferase — translation MPASLSRKLKAYWDLTRLEHGLIYAVSFVVSLIIAYRGLPDPTVALAGAIAATAAEMGAFALNDYFDVEVDRKNNRTDRPIVRGEVSKNEALGLTIASFIVSIVAAYFIGNWGAFAVVVAMIVFGILYDYKLKEYGIVGNIYIAFTMAAPFLFSSMLFNSSPILLLLAAMAFFLGLGREIMKGIMDVEGDALRDVKTIARVFGEKTAKYTAVALYVIAMLLAPIPFLVNLVPEHPTYYQNYLYAAFAGISILILLYVTYSLIASHERKTISKARKTTMIAMGLALIAFLVPALL, via the coding sequence ATGCCGGCCTCGCTGTCGAGAAAGCTCAAAGCCTACTGGGATTTGACCCGCCTGGAGCACGGGCTGATCTACGCGGTCAGTTTCGTTGTCAGCCTGATCATCGCCTACAGAGGATTACCTGACCCGACAGTGGCACTCGCCGGTGCCATAGCGGCCACTGCGGCGGAAATGGGGGCTTTCGCGCTCAACGATTACTTCGACGTGGAGGTCGACAGGAAGAATAACCGCACCGACCGGCCCATCGTCAGAGGGGAGGTCTCGAAGAACGAAGCACTTGGATTGACCATAGCCAGTTTTATCGTAAGCATTGTTGCCGCATACTTCATAGGCAACTGGGGCGCCTTTGCAGTAGTCGTCGCAATGATCGTGTTCGGCATCCTGTACGACTATAAGCTAAAGGAGTACGGCATCGTCGGGAACATATACATCGCTTTCACGATGGCGGCTCCGTTCCTGTTCAGCAGCATGCTGTTCAACAGCTCTCCGATCCTGCTCCTGCTCGCGGCCATGGCATTCTTCCTCGGGCTGGGAAGGGAGATCATGAAGGGCATCATGGACGTGGAAGGCGACGCGCTCAGGGACGTGAAGACGATCGCCCGGGTGTTCGGGGAAAAGACCGCCAAGTATACTGCGGTCGCCCTGTATGTTATCGCCATGCTGCTCGCCCCGATACCGTTCCTCGTCAACCTCGTGCCGGAACACCCGACTTACTATCAGAACTACCTGTACGCAGCCTTCGCAGGCATCTCAATCCTGATCCTGCTGTACGTGACTTACAGCCTGATAGCCAGCCACGAGCGGAAGACCATCAGCAAGGCCAGGAAGACCACCATGATAGCGATGGGACTGGCGCTGATTGCGTTCCTGGTGCCGGCGCTGCTCTGA